The following are from one region of the Onthophagus taurus isolate NC unplaced genomic scaffold, IU_Otau_3.0 ScKx7SY_15, whole genome shotgun sequence genome:
- the LOC111419854 gene encoding uncharacterized protein, translating into MVVIILLFATIHFVVATEPFYWRLYNGTIPNDAVSSEVSNLFVSRVGRCVDRNSVTFYPATLDSITKSATANIMGKKRIITDINNIMILCTSEPERLRWEYVNIQAVKGDLLKKLVPAGYLDNIERYVGKVFHENSWKITTLYQHGHKWEGLNIWKDNGDTTSVYDFQILIWS; encoded by the exons ATGGTtgtaataattcttttatttgcAACAATTCACTTTGTTGTTGCTACag AACCCTTTTATTGGAGATTGTACAATGGTACAATACCAAATGATGCTGTATCATCAGAAGTATCCAATTTATTTGTAAGTCGAGTAGGTAGATGTGTTG ACAGGAATAGCGTCACGTTTTATCCAGCTACCCTTGATTCCATAACAAAAAGTGCTACCGCTAACATCATGggtaaaaaaagaattattaccgatataaataatattatg ATTTTGTGCACCTCGGAACCTGAACGTCTCCGATGGGAATATGTTAACATTCAAGCCGTGAAAGGAGACTTATTAAAGAAACTAGTCCCGGCTGGGTATTTAGATAACATTGAACGGTATGTGGGGAAAGTTTTTCACGAAAATAGTTGGAAAATCACCACATTATACCAACATGGGCATAAATGGgaaggtttaaatatttggaAAGATAACGGGGATACAACGAGTGTGTACGATTTTCAA ATATTAATATGGAGTTAA
- the LOC111419850 gene encoding zinc finger protein 493-like, giving the protein MNTCRFCLGCSDSQFKSLSSLNSAYLELILPEIDLTLTESPQICPECISSLEEAYSFKMRCLETQEHLKTIQNTKIKCENESYYEPFPESTNYVKSENINDDNLSYEFHHEIENFNSNSILTKDDVEIGQNEIISTENIKNCNQSPKKGSHDKRYQCNQCGISFHFMCKLRTHMVIHSDEKKFVCVICQKGFHREAHLRAHMNVHCEDKVKPYECDVCGKKFGWKNGLRQHKLTHLDKVKCEICGQWLKTVYTLRRHLKLHETR; this is encoded by the exons atgaatacaTGTCGATTTTGCTTAGGTTGTTCGGACTCCCAATTCAAATCATTATCATCATTAAACTCGGCTTATTTAGAGTTAATTCTCCCTGAAATT gATTTAACTCTTACGGAATCACCCCAAATATGTCCAGAATGTATATCAAGCCTCGAGGAGGCCTACAGTTTTAAAATGAGATGTCTCGAAACGCAAGAGCACCTAAAAACCATTCAAAACACCAAGATAAAATGCGAAAATGAATCTTATTATGAACCTTTTCCCGAATCaacaaattatgttaaatCGGAAAACATCAATGATGATAATTTAAGTTACGAGTTTCACCatgaaatagaaaattttaattctaattcgATTCTAACGAAAGATGATGTAGAAATAGGCCAAAACGAAATTATTAGtactgaaaatataaaaaattgtaatcaaTCCCCAAAAAAAGGAAGCCACGATAAACGTTATCAATGCAATCAATGCGGAATTTCGTTCCATTTCATGTGTAAATTACGTACTCACATGGTTATTCATTCGGATGAGAAGAAATTTGTTTGCGTGATTTGCCAGAAAGGATTTCATCGGGAGGCTCATTTAAGGGCGCACATGAACGTGCATTGCGAAGATAAGGTGAAACCTTACGAATGCGACGTTTGCGGAAAAAAATTTGGTTGGAAAAACGGTTTGAGACAACACAAATTGACGCATTTGGATAAGGTGAAGTGTGAAATTTGTGGGCAGTGGTTAAAAACGGTTTATACGTTACGGAGACatttaaaattgcatgaaactcgttaa